The genomic window CAGGATCAGCCGGCTGCGCCGCTGGGTGGCGCTGAGCACCGCCAGCCGGGCGAGCTCCTGCAGGGCGTCGACCGTCTCGCCGTCGCGGCCCACGAGAGCCTGCAGCTCGGCGTCGTCGTCCTCGGCGACCACGGACACGTAGGTGCGGCCGTCCCGCACCTCGATGTCGATGTCACCGTCGATGTCCGCGGTGTCGAGGAGCTCCTCGATGTAGTCCGCGGCGATCTCACCCTCCTCCTCGAGGGGGGAGAGCGAGGACTCCTGGGCGTCGACCTCGCCCGCCTGCGCCTGGGCGTCCTGCGGGGTGGTCTCCCGGGTGTGGTCCGTCTCGTTCATGGCAGGCGACCTCTCAGCCGTTGTTCTTCTTGGTCTGCTGCTTCTGGCGCTTCTTGGACACGGGCTGGTTGCGCTGTCCCGCGGCCGCCCGCACCCGCTGCTCCTCGAGCTTGTCCTCGTGCTCCTTCTTGGACATGCCCACGGGAGGCAGACCCTTGGCCGCACGACGCTCGTTGAGCTCCCGCTCGGCCTGCGAGCCCTTGGTGGGGTTGTTGCGGATGACCCACCACTGCTGGCCCATGGACCAGAGGTTGGACACGGTCCAGTACACGAGCACGCCCAGCGGGAAGTTGATGCCGCCGATCGCGAAGATCAGCGGGAACAGGTAGAGCATCATCTGCTGCTGGCGGTACATGGGCGACTCCTTGGCGGAGTCGCTCATGTTGCGGGAGGTCAGCTGCTTCTGGGTGATGAACTGCGTGGCGCTCATGGCCACGATCATCACGAGCGCGAGGACCACGGTGGCCGCATGGTTGCCCGTGCCCGGCTGCATCAGCGTGGAGAACAGGGGAGCACCGAAGATGGT from Kocuria rhizophila DC2201 includes these protein-coding regions:
- the yidC gene encoding membrane protein insertase YidC translates to MNFFDMILLPFKWIVSAVLWAFHELFTLIGLDPTSGFTWVLCIVGLTLVMRTLTIPLFLKQIKSMRGMQELQPELAKLQAKYKGKKDQLSRQAMAEEQMALYKEHGSNPFAACLPIIVQMPIFFALFQVLRSVPQAAANNEAIHLLTPQMVHEFNESTIFGAPLFSTLMQPGTGNHAATVVLALVMIVAMSATQFITQKQLTSRNMSDSAKESPMYRQQQMMLYLFPLIFAIGGINFPLGVLVYWTVSNLWSMGQQWWVIRNNPTKGSQAERELNERRAAKGLPPVGMSKKEHEDKLEEQRVRAAAGQRNQPVSKKRQKQQTKKNNG
- a CDS encoding protein jag, giving the protein MNETDHTRETTPQDAQAQAGEVDAQESSLSPLEEEGEIAADYIEELLDTADIDGDIDIEVRDGRTYVSVVAEDDDAELQALVGRDGETVDALQELARLAVLSATQRRSRLILDVAGHRDERASQLHTMADDAVARVRADGQPVHLPPLSAYERKIVHDAVAEAGLTSESEGDGADRHIVISAGA